The proteins below come from a single Cervus canadensis isolate Bull #8, Minnesota chromosome 2, ASM1932006v1, whole genome shotgun sequence genomic window:
- the RXRG gene encoding retinoic acid receptor RXR-gamma isoform X2 yields MNYPSTSPGSLVKHICAICGDRSSGKHYGVYSCEGCKGFFKRTIRKDLIYTCRDNKDCLIDKRQRNRCQYCRYQKCLVMGMKREAVQEERQRSRERAESEAECANSGHEDMPVERILEAELAVEPKTESYGDMNTESSTNDPVTNICHAADKQLFTLVEWAKRIPHFSDLTLEDQVILLRAGWNELLIASFSHRSVSVQDGILLATGLHVHRSSAHSAGVGSIFDRVLTELVSKMKDMQMDKSELGCLRAIVLFNPDAKGLSNPSEVETLREKVYATLEAYTKQKYPEQPGRFAKLLLRLPALRSIGLKCLEHLFFFKLIGDTPIDTFLMEMLETPLQIT; encoded by the exons GAAAGCACTACGGTGTGTACAGTTGTGAAGGCTGCAAAGGCTTCTTCAAGAGAACCATAAGGAAAGACCTCATCTACACGTGCCGGGATAACAAGGACTGCCTCATCGACAAGCGTCAGCGCAACCGTTGCCAGTACTGCCGCTACCAGAAGTGCCTGGTCATGGGCATGAAGAGGGAAG CTGTGCaggaagagaggcagagaagccGGGAGCGGGCTGAGAGCGAGGCAGAGTGTGCCAACAGTGGCCACGAAGACATGCCCGTGGAGAGGATTCTGGAGGCTGAGCTTGCTGTTGAACCAAAGACAGAATCCTATGGTGACATGAACACGGAAAGTTCG ACGAACGACCCCGTCACCAATATATGCCATGCTGCCGATAAGCAGCTTTTTACTCTTGTTGAATGGGCCAAGCGTATACCCCACTTCTCTGACCTCACCTTGGAGGACCAAGTCATTCTGCTTCGGGCAG GGTGGAACGAGCTGCTGATCGCCTCCTTCTCCCACCGCTCCGTCTCTGTGCAGGACGGCATCCTCCTGGCCACGGGACTGCATGTCCACCGAAGCAGCGCCCACAGTGCTGGGGTTGGCTCCATCTTCGACAG AGTTCTGACTGAGCTGGTCTCCAAAATGAAGGACATGCAGATGGATAAGTCAGAGCTGGGGTGCCTGAGAGCCATCGTGCTGTTTAACCCAG ATGCCAAGGGTCTCTCCAACCCGTCTGAGGTAGAGACTCTGCGAGAGAAGGTCTATGCCACCCTCGAGGCCTACACCAAGCAGAAGTATCCAGAACAACCAGGCAG GTTTGCCAAGCTGCTGCTGCGCCTCCCAGCCCTGCGTTCTATCGGCTTGAAGTGTCTGGAGCACCTCTTCTTCTTCAAGCTCATCGGGGACACACCCATTGACACCTTCCTCATGGAGATGTTGGAGACCCCCCTGCAGATCACCTGA